Proteins from a single region of Anthonomus grandis grandis chromosome 10, icAntGran1.3, whole genome shotgun sequence:
- the LOC126741383 gene encoding uncharacterized protein LOC126741383, giving the protein MCITFALRIWVAFLCLKVACSRISHKLSMRSPALVKFSKELDLDDVEYEASFRKETLCSQKEMGETVYKPVPIALPWRLSYHFCTKRNLTLVAIRTADEQKYLKNELLNYQRHVPTNSLEAKHYKETLVEGPKVFWTSGTSIGKKRKGNFFWFPQMPMHYTNWGPELGSILKIPPGTDIYGPISGEKCIYVNAREAYRSPFGSWYSTFCGMKLPFVCQHKC; this is encoded by the exons ATGTGCATTACTTTTGCGTTACGTATTTGGGTGGCTTTTTTGTGCCTTAAAGTCGCGTGTTCGCGTATTTCTCATAAGTTGAGCATGCGCAGTCCAGCATTAGTCAAGTTCTCCAAAGAACTGGACCTTGACGATGTCGAGTATGAAGCATCGTTTAGGAAGGAAACGTTATGCTCACAAAAAGAAATGGGAg AGACTGTATACAAGCCTGTTCCCATAGCCCTTCCTTGGAGATTGTCCTATCATTTTTGCACCAAAAGGAACCTGACCCTGGTGGCAATTAGGACGGCGGATGAACAGAAATACTTGAAAAATGAACTGTTGAATTATCAAAGACATGTTCCAACTAATTCCCTTGAAGCTAAGCATTATAAGGAGACATTAGTCGAAGGACCAAAAG ttttttggacATCGGGCACGAGTATTGGCAAGAAACGAAAGGGCAATTTCTTCTGGTTTCCGCAAATGCCGATGCATTATACCAATTGGGGTCCGGAGTTAGGcagcattttgaaaattccaCCTGGCACTGACATCTATGGACCGATTTCGGGCGAGAAGTGCATCTATGTAAATGCGAGGGAAGCTTATAGAAGCCCCTTTGGATCT